From Fundulus heteroclitus isolate FHET01 chromosome 5, MU-UCD_Fhet_4.1, whole genome shotgun sequence, a single genomic window includes:
- the tmem134 gene encoding transmembrane protein 134 — MAAQFTIDDAFVLDGDEEEAVSDGDSEGWKSRDKDRDGEMTFGPLTFSKPQTHPSAGATGSPDHSNLKYQNLENEGGLGNNGNSSFNNFFKISDPATLSYCSSQWSFSTLSSVTQLSAHCCGWVSHPLVKKNRRVVLASFLLLITGVALIFTGIVIQLNPNAGVSSAIFFVPGFLLFIPGAYHVIYITCAVQGRRGFKFFYLPYFEK, encoded by the exons ATGGCAGCGCAGTTCACCATCGATGATGCCTTCGTGCTGGATGGAGACGAGGAGGAGGCTGTGTCCGACGGAGACTCGGAGGGCTGGAAGAGCAGAGACAAGGACAGGGACGGAGAGATGACGTTCGGGCCCCTGACTTTCTCCAAACCCCAGACTCACCCTTCAGCTGGAGCCACAGGCTCACCTGATCACAGCAACCTGAAGTATCAG AATCTGGAAAATGAAGGCGGCCTGGGGAACAATGGCAACTCCTCCTTCAATAACTTCTTCAAAATCAG CGATCCGGCCACTCTGTCGTACTGCAGCTCCCAGTGGTCCTTCAGCACCTTGAGTTCGGTCACGCAGCTCTCGGCACACTGCTGCGG GTGGGTGTCCCATCCGCTGGTGAAGAAGAACAGAAGGGTCGTTCTCGCCTcgttcctcctcctcatcactgGAGTTG ctCTCATTTTCACTGGGATCGTCATACAGCTGAATCCAAATGCAG gcgTCTCAAGCGCCATTTTCTTCGTACctggatttcttctttttatccCAGGAG CCTATCACGTGATCTACATCACCTGTGCTGTCCAGGGTCGGAGAGGCTTCAAATTTTTCTACTTACCTTACTTTGAAAAATGA